The DNA window ATCGATCAGGGATTGTTTTTCCCGTATTGAAAAGGAAATGGGGCCAATCGATGTACTGGTAAACAATGCAGGAATGGGTAATCCTATCCCAGCTGAGGAGATAACCGAGGAAGACTGGGACTGGATGATGGATTTGAACCTGAAAGGAACCTTCTTCTGTTGCCAGGAAGCAGGAAAGAGGATGCTCTCCCGTAAGAAGGGACGTATCGTGAACATATCCAGCCAAGCTTCTGTGGTGGCCATCCCTCATGAGGCTGTCTATTGTGCTTCAAAAGGTGGACTGAACATGCTCACCAAGGTATTGGCCGCTGAGTGGTCCCCAAGCAACATTACGGTCAATGCAGTTGGCCCTACCTTCGTCTACACCCCTGGTACTGCTGAAAGACTCGATGACCCAGCATTCCTTGAAGGGGTACTTGATAAGATCCCCCGTGGAAAGGTTGCCTCCATTGACGATGTTGCATCTGCAGTTCTTTATTTCGCGAGTGATCATGCAGACATGGTAACAGGTACCCTCCTCATGGTCGATGGTGGCTGGACCGCCCTCTAAGATGAAGAGTAGGTAAAGAATAAGAGGAGTGTCTTGTTTTTTGGAACTCACAATCCTATCATCTACCCATGATATATATTGTTGAGGACAATCCAGCAATTGCGGAGACCATCCAAGCCTACTTGCAGTTATCAGGATACACCACTGAAGTATTCAGTAAGTGTGAAGGTGTCATTGAAAGTCTGGAATACAAACATCCCCGTCTTTGCATCCTTGATGTTATGCTGCCTGATGGGGATGGTTTTCTTCTAGCTAAGCAGATACATGCGTATGATATGAGTATCCCCTTCATATTCCTGACCGCTCGTGAATCCGAGAGTGATCGAATCACCGGTCTTGAACTCGGGTCAGAGGATTATATTGTAAAACCATTCAGTCCTAAGGAGTTGGTATTGCGGGTTCAGGCAATCCTCAGAAGAGTAGAGCAGGGTGGTAAGCAACAAACAGAAGGTGATGTATTTGAATTGGACGGTCATACGCTTCAACTCAATGCACACACCCATGAAGTCGTCCTTGATGGTACATTGCTATCCCTTACGGCGCTTGAATGGAAAATGCTTCTTCTGCTTGCTGAGAACAGTCCCCAGTTGATCACAAGACAGCGGCTTTTGGGTGAATGCCTGGGGTATGTACATGACGGAAGTGACAGAACGATCAACACCCATATGAAGAACCTGCGATCAAAGCTTGGATCAGTTGAATGGATCAAGACAGTGAGGGGATTCGGGTACGCATTTGCGGGGAAACGGAAGGAAAGTTAGGATGAGAAGAACCATTTCCCTGTCAAAGCTGAACTTCCTCCTGGTACTCCTCAGCCTTCTAGTGTTTACCTCCTTACTGTCCCTGATGCTCTTTTTCGGATTGGATGCAACCCAGGATGCCTGGTACTCCCAGCAAACCACTAGCCTGCAGAGACAGATTGAAGAACGGGTCCTGGAAGTCTACAGGCAAGAAGGAACGCTGAGTGAAGGAAGCCTATCCGTTGCATTGGAAGACCTATTGCAACAACCAACCTACCTGATCATCTCCGATACTGGGAGAAAAACGCTCTACTCCTACCATAAAACTGATCGCAGTGTTGGAAGGGCGAGGGGGTTTCAGTTTGGACAATTGGAAAACCAGAAGGTACTCCCCATCACCGGTGAGGATGGACAAACCATTGCCTACTATTCCATGCATCTGCCTACCTTTTCCGAGGTAGAAGCCAATGCAATGCTTGTCTCAGCTGCAAAGAATGTACTCATCTGGGCATTGCTTATTTCCTTGCTTGTAGCAGTACTGCTTGCCTTTCTCTTTTTTATCCCACTCAAGAAGCGGAGTCGGGAACTCACGGAAGGATTGTCCAGTATGGCCAATCGTCAGCGGGATGTTGTATTAAAACAAAGTATGGTGAGTGAGTTTGCAGACATCAGTGAAGCAGCAAAAAAACTCCAGGAAAATTTATTGCATGAGGAGAGGCTTCGTAGTCAGTGGGCTGCTGATATTGCCCATGACTTGAGAAGCCCCGTTACTGTGCTTAAAGGTCAGTTGGAAGGTGTTGCTGATGGAGTGTTGAAACTGGATGAACATCGCATTGCGCTTTTTCTGGCAGAAACAGAAAAATTAACGTATATGATCAATGATCTCTCGCTCCTGACGCATCTGGAATCGCCGGGCTATGCAGTACATACTGAGCCAGTAAGGGTAGATGAAGTACTCAAGAATCTATTGTCCCGATTTGAAGTGCAAGCAAAGCAGAAAGGGATGGAATTCTCTTACACTGCCATACCCCTGTTATTACCAGCCGATTTGAACCTGTTTACCAGACTCCTGGACAACTTGATTTCCAATGCAGTGCGATACGGAAATGCTCCTTCCTCTATTGGCATCCTTGTTGTGGGTGATTCGGCGGGTAATGCCGTGCAGCTGAGTATTGAAAACGAAGGAGTCATTGAGGAGGCCTTCCTCCCAAGACTTTTTGATAGACTAAGCAGAGCCGAAGCCTCTCGTACCAGTGAAGGTAGTGGGCTGGGGCTTTCCATAGTAAAAGCCATTGTTGAGGCTCATGGTTGGAATATTGCTGTGACCAGCAAGAAAAAAACCAAATTTACCCTCTACTTTACCTAATCTTTATCTACTGTTGAAACTCTCTGGACACTACAGTGCGAAACTCTAGTCAAGACAAACAAATTGACTGGAGGTCAAAGAATGAAGAACAAAAAACGTATTGGGATGGTAGCCATCCTGCTAATCGTCGGTATCGTAGCACTGAGTGCAGCTCCTGCATTCGCTCAAGGTAGAGCAGTAGCTCCAGTGCAGGGTAGGGCTGTAGCAACAGCTCCTAGAGCAAGTGTCCAGCAGAACCAGGCTGTGCAACAGCGTGTGATGATGATGGATTGTACTGCAGAAAATTGTATTTTTGACGAGCTTCCAGCTGAACTGCAGGCACAGATTGAAGAGAGAAGGGCTGAAGCTGAACTGAGACAGGCTGCAGGTGGCCAGTATCAGAGTGGATTTGCTAGTGGTCGTGGCCAGAGAGGCGGCTCACCTCAGGGTGGCATGGCCGGTGGCCGTGGACAGAAAGCTGGATCTCCACAAGGTGGATATGGCCGTCGCTAAATTGTAGATAACGTAATCTCCAAGAGGGTCTTCGGACCCTCTTTCTTAACGTAAATATCTGAAATAATGCATATATGATTGGTAATGATATATAATCATATAATAATATAAATACTTATATAATAAGAAAAAAGATGTTTTTCTTTAAAGAATATCCTTGAGAATCACTATCTCTGGGCGCATACTGAACATAGTAAACGCAAGGAGAGCATATGAGAATTATTGATGTATTAGTTATTGGGGGCGGTGCCTCCGGATTGCAGGCAGCAATCACCACGAAGACTACCTATCCAGAGAAAGAAGTGGTTTTGGTTCGTAAGGAAGAGCAAGTCCTGATTCCTTGTGGAATTCCCTATATTTTCGGAACGCTCAGTGACAGTAGCAAGGATATTCTCCCAGACAAGTTGCTTACCTCAGTAGGGGTTGAGATTGTCGTGGATGAAATGACCGAAATCAAGGTCAAGGAAAGACAATGCGTGTTTGCAAGTGGCGAAACGATGCAGTACTCCAAGTTGATCCTTGCCCTGGGCAGTATCCCCACCAAGCCGGCTTGGCTCAAGGGTGGAGATCTGGAAAGAGTATTCACCATACCTAAAAACAAGGTGTACCTTGACAAGATGCTTGATGAACTCAAAGATCTCAAGGAGATCATAGTCATTGGTGCCGGTTTCATCGGAGTTGAAGTGTCTGACGAGCTGAACAAGAAAGGGTACCATGTCACCTTATTGGAGATTGAGAAAGCAATCCTTAATCGTGCCTTTGACGATGAGTTTGGAGTCCTTGCCCAGGAGCATCTGGAAGAGCGTGGTGTAAAGGTCATTACCGGCAAGGGTGCCAGTGAGATCAAGGGAAAGGATGGAAAGGTCAGTGAGGTTATTCTCACCAGTGGTGAACATATCAAGGCTGATGCAGTAATCCTATCCATGGGATATGCACCCAATACTGCAATTGCAAAAGCAGCAGGCATTGAACTCAATGAGTTTGACTTCATCAAAACCTGTGAATATATGCGTGTATTGCCCTGTACCAGTGATATCGTTGCGGTAGGGGACTGTGCAGAGAAACGTGATTTTGTTACCAGGAAACTTGATCGTACGATGCTTGCCTCCACTGCATGTGCTGAAGCCAGGACAGCAGGTATGAACCTCTATTCTCTGAGCCCCTGTAAACCATTCACAGGGACCATTGCCATCTACTCTACAGCTATTGGCAATCATGCTTTTGGGACTGCAGGGATTACTGAGGCTCGTGCGGTAGCTGAAAATTTTTCGGTCATCTGTGGCAGTTTTACCGGTATGGATACCCATCCCGGAAACCTCGAGCACTCCCACAAGCAGATGGTGAAACTTATTGTTGCCAGCGATTGTGGCATGATTCTTGGTGCAGAGGTGTATGGCGGCACTACTATTGGGGAGTTGACCAACGCAATCGGTTTCCTTATTCAGAATCGTGTAACGGTCAAGCAGCTCCTTACGATGCAAATCGGTACCCAACCCTTGTTGACTGGTTCTCCTGCAGGGTATCCTTTGATCAAGGCAGCCGAAGTGGTCGTAAAGAAGATGCGCTGTTAGGCATTTTCATTGATTTCTCTTTTGCCCTGTGTATGCTATAGTTAGCAGGGCAAAGGAGAGGTAACCTATGAAAACACTCATCATCTATGCAACTCGATATGGTACGACCGGAGCATGTGCGAATCTACTCAGTGATGCACTGGAAGGGGAGGTCGTATTACAAAACCTTGCAGATAATCCCACGGTTGATCTTGCCGGGTTCGAGACTGTTGTCGTAGGAAGCCCTGTCTATGCAGGTAGGATTAACAAACGGGTTAAGCGTTTTTGCAGTGACCATGAATCGACCTTACTGGGTAAGCGTTTAGGACTCTTTACCTGTGATATGGAAGAGGGGGAAGGAAGTGTCAAGCAATTGGATCATTGCTATGCCCCTCCCTTGGTTGCCCATGCATTGGTAAAAAACAGTTTTGGAGGGCAGTTCCTCTTCTCCCATATGGGATGGTTCACCAAAAAGATGATCAAGATGATGAGCAAAAGTGATGAGGATGTCAAACGAATCCAATATGACGCGATCAAGGAATTTGCCGACGTACTCAACAGCTAGGCTGTGCTTTCTTCGTTGCTGCCTTTCTCAATCGATTGTTGATTGCTACCCCGATTCCCTGTTCAGGCAACAGGGAACATACCATGAAACGTAGTCCCATGCCATCTAGCTTCCTGATCGCCCAATAGAGCCTCATTGCGGCTTTCTCACTGTCCTTGTCTTCACTGATGTAGGCCACAGGGCCTTTGAACGAAACTCCAATATCCTCAGACAGTAATACGCCCACATCCTCACATCCTTGGTACTGACGAACATCATCAACCAGGTAGAGTGGGGTCGTTGGGGCATAGTGCGATTCCAGCAATCCTGGGCTTTCCATCTTGGTATCGGTAGGACCGGCTTGTTTTGCAATATCTACTTCGCCAAGCAGAGGAGAAAGCTCTTGGATACCAATTTTACCGGGTCTGAGAATGGTGGGAATGGGTGTATGCAACGCAAGTACTGTTGATTCAATTCCTACTGTACAGGCACCCCCGTCGAGGATTGCTGCTATCCTGCCTGAGAGTTGCTCTCTCACATGCTCGGCGGTGGTAGGGCTGGTATATCCAAACCGGTTGGCGCTTGGAGCTGCAATTGGCTTACCGCTTGCCTTGATCAGGGCAAGAGCAAGAGGATTTGCAGGCATTCTTACCGCTACCGTCTCGCTTCCTGCAGTGACTATGTCGGCAACCTGGGGGTGTTTCTTCATTACCAAGGTAAGGGGGCCGGGCCAAAATTGCTCCATGAGGGCTTTTGCTTGGTCGCTCACTTGAGCAACCAAGCCATCAAGTTGTGACAATTCAGCAATATGGACAATGAGAGGATCAAAGAATGGTCGTTCCTTGGCAGCGAAAATCCCCCTGACTGCTTCTTCGTTGGTGGCATCACCGCCTAGTCCATATACAGTCTCGGTTGGGAAAGCTACCAGCTTTCCTTCAGCGAGTAGTTTTGCATCCTCTTTGATCAATCGGGGGAGGTCTATAGCAGGGTTTGGGTACAAACGGGTATAGGTGTAAGCATCTTCCAAGGTATGGAAGTGGAAGGTGAGATAGGGAGTAGTAACACCTGAGAGTGGACAGTAACAGGTAAGCGTCAGATTCTCTCCCAGCAGGTAAGACGCTTTTTCTTCTTTTAGGAGTGTTAACGGCTCCTCAGTTTCTATGAAGGGGAAGGCAGGATACAGCTTCTGGTAGTGCTCTGCGCTCTTTTGCTCTTTTGGCGTATACACCACCAGTAAGCTTGCAGAGGCAAAATTGTTTGCAGTACATTGTACTAGCATGGAAACAGGTACCATAGTGGTATGCATGATAAAAAAGCCCTCCCGAGTGCTCTTACGTGAGCGTATCGCAAAGCGAGGGTTTCTTGCAAGTGAAGGAGAATGAGATGGTGGTAAGAGCGTACAGGGAGACTGACATTCCTAGGATGAGAGCCATCTGGAATGAGGTGGTTAAAGAAGGCAAAGCGTTTCCCCAGACAGAATGCCTTTCCGATACAAAGGCAATCTCCTTCTTTGCGAGTCAGAGTTTCTGTGGTGTTGCAGAGGATCAGGGAACCATCAAGGGGCTCTATATCCTTCACCCCAACAATGTTGGACGTGTTGGCCATATAGCCAATGCCTCGTATGCTGTGGATAACAGATTCCAAGGACAGGGGGTGGGGAAAGCCTTGGTTCAGGATTCCCTCTCCAGGTTGCCAAGGTTTGGTTTTCGGATCATGCAATTCAATGCAGTGGTTGCAACAAACAGTGCAGCAATTCATCTCTATGAATCACTCGGATTCCAAAGACTTGGCATCATTCATGGAGGATTTCTCATGCCTGATGGCTCGTATGAGGATATTATTCCCATGGTCTATTATGTGAATGCAGAAGCCTAAGTTAGAAGGATACACAAAGTTCCAGAATAAGAAATACTACTTTTTATGGTAAGGAGTATCCCTCAGGAAGAGTGAAGAAGATTCCTGATACGTATTCACCTATGATCTTGATCAAGGGAGGTGTCTCCCCCTTCCCATCATAATTAACCATTGAAGATTTCCTAATGGCATTATCTGTTGGTGTTATTTGCATAGTTCCATAAATGAGGAATAATGCCCTAGGTAGTGCTCATTCATTGAGAATATTTTATACAGTATATATTGTATAGTATATACTCATAGTGAGGGTGTACTATGGGGTGTACAATAGTGAGTGATGATGGATGTTTTGAATGGGAAGAAGGATTATACTATGGCAGATAGAGACGAATTGAGTGATAAAGAAGTAGAGGAATTAAAATCTCGTGGAATTGACTTTTCAGATATTCCGGAGCTTACTCCTGATTACCTGGAAACTCTGCAGCGAGTTGTGCCTAGGGATTATTATAAGGTGGTCCCTGTAAAGAAAGCCATCAGCATCAAGCTGGACGCTGATGTGCTGGAGTATTTCAAGGCAAAAGGAAAAGGATATCAGACAAGGATAAACAAGGTTCTTCGACAGGAAATGCTCAGGGAGACTGCTCCTTCCTATGGCAAGGAGAATCTCTCAAGCAAAAGAGAAGAAGATTCCTGATACTTATTCACCTATGATCTTAATCAAGGCATGTTTCTCTCTCTTATAGAAAGGCAAACAGTTTACTCATTATTGCTGCATAAAACTTTGGAAGACATCCTTAGTTTCAAGAATCCTTGATATGAATGGGTTTACATAGTTGCAAGACACGCTTTGTGAAAACCTCAGAATTTATTAGATCTCTTATATACTGTACTTCGATGCTGAACAGCAAGAATCAGGATAATAATTTCCTTGTCGACTATTTTGCAAATGATCCGGTAATTGCCAACCCGATACCTCCAATAACGTGAAAGGTTAGCTGTAAGAGGCTTTCCTAGCGACCTTGGATCTTTTCGGCCTTCCAGTTTTCTTAAGAATTTCAATATCTTGATTTTTACAGAGTTATCCAAAGCAGAAAGTTCCTTTTTAGCTTGCTCCTCAAACCTGATCTGATAAGCTATTTTCTGCAATAACTTCTTCAAGCGTAGTGGTTTTGCTGCGACCAGCTCTCACATCTTCGTCGCGTTTTTTTGCTAGGTAAATCATTTCAAGATCACAAACCTTATCTTCAAGCGCTTCCTGGATGTAGTACGTTTTTGTTCTGCCTGTTTGCTCTGCCAGGTTGTTAAGCCTGTCTACCAGTTCTTTCGGTAAGCGTACTGATATGCTCTCAGTCATGTAGGTCTCCTTTTTTGATCATTAGCAAATTCATGAACATTGTAATACACGTATTACATGTAATGCAAATATTATAACTAGTAATTTTTCTAAAACTACTAGAGTCAATTGCAAAATGGGTTTTCAGGAACCTAGTAATGCATAAGTATACAAAACCATCACTCACATACCCCATATCTGCTGCTGGCCCATGTGACTGACAGGAATCTGCCTCGATTTCGTTGTTAATTGCATGTTGGATATAGAAAAAAGGACCATTTTTTGTTATTGTTTAATTACCACAAAAAACAAACAAAAGAGGTCCTTCTTATGCACCATATTACACCAACCCCACTAGTTCTGCAATCCCTGCTCTTCTCCCATGACGACCTGGGCTCCTGCCTGTTCCGGGTACCCTCAGAGAGGGAGCTTGAGTTCCTGCAATATTATCATGGGGTGCAGTCCCTGCTCACCCCCGATGAATTGCACAGTTTGCAGAGAAGCCACCGCAGGGGAAGGCTCGGCTACGACCTGCTGCCGATACTGGGCATCATGCTGCTCAAGCTTCACCACCAGGTACGGACGGTGAAGGGAACACTGTCGCTCCTTTGTGAGAACGGGAACCTGAAGGACATGCTTGGAATCAACAGGGTACCCAGTGAGGCGAGTGTGAGCAGGCTTTCCAGGGAAGTGGAGAGGATCGTCGACCCCTCACTCCTCCATGAACGGGTGATACAGGCGTATACATCATCAATGGACAGGCTGGCAATCGGACACCTGAGCATAGACAGCACCACCATCGGGGCACGGGAGAAGCCCATCTAGACCAGGGCACCGGAAGCCAAGGCCAACGAGAAGAGAGGACGCAAGGCGAAGGGATCGCTGGAGGAACAACAGTATCGTGAGCGTCAGGCCAGGCTGGAGCAAGAACGGATTGCCTATCTGCAGGAATCCTTCGGGGAGTCGATGGAAAGACTGGAAATGCGCTGTTCCATTACCGCGAAACAGAATTCCAAGGGGAAGAAACAATGGTTCATCGGCTACAAGGCCCATCTTGCCACTGATGATTACGGGGTGCCCGTGAGCTTCGCGGTGACCGGGGCCTCGGTCCATGACAGCAAGGTCGCAGTCCCCCTCATGAAAAAGGCAAGGAAGACCACCGATTTCTTGTATGTACTGCTCGACAAGGGGTACATCAGCCCTGTGATCAACGAGACTATGTCGACATGATAGGAAGGAAGGCGATCATCGACCGCAGGGCCTACAAGGGGGTGGTCGCCGACCCCCTGGACCCCGCTTCCCAGAGGCGGTATGCCGCCAGGACCACCGTGGAGAGGACCAACGGCGAGCTCAAGGACGGGTTCCTTCCCGACATCATCTACAAGCGGGGAGCCCACGCCCGGTATGAGATCGCTCTGGCCATTCTCCTCACCACCATGAAGAAGGTGCGGAATGTGCTGATCCTGTATGAGCAACACAAGGCACAGAGGGTATCCTAGCCACAATCAAAGGAATTGAAGACACCCCTCCAACGAAGAAGGGATGCCTTGGTGCGTCTATCGACTTGCCTTGGGGGTGATTCTCTCCGTCATCCTGGAGAGAAAATCATCTGGTTGACTGTCGTGCCACCTGATATGAATGGTTATGCATAATTCCGTGTATATTCATACGTATTGCTTAGCATTTTGAAATTTGCTCACTAGAGTAAGAAACCTTAGATTTTAAAAATACGAATGAGGATGGTAGCGAATATTAGTTCTCTTGGATGTAAAATGATTTCTTGACACAGACAAATATGTCTATATAATTATGTATATATAGAAGGAGTTTTCAATTGTATACGTTGGACCCGGAGAAGAGCAAGAAGAACAAAAAGAAACACGGGTTCTCATTTGAAGATATTGCTGATGTGTTCGACGATCCAAATCTTTTGGATTGGGTCGATTGGGAACACTCAACATTGGAAGAGACCAGGTATCAGTGTATCGGACGACATGGAATTTACCTTGTAATAATGATTGCCTATACGGACAGGAATGGGGTCATCAGAATCATATCAGCGAGGGAGGCCTAAAAGAAGGCGTATTATGAGTATGAAGAAAAGAGAAGATAAGCAGATCGAGAGCGTCGAGAAAATCGATTTCTCTGACATTCCGGAGATGACTGATGAACAGTTGGCACAATTGCAGCCCTCTCATTTGCGTAATCCAGAGAATTATCGCCCAATCAAGAAAAAGATCAGCATCTATGTCGATGCTGATGTACTTGATCATTACAAGTCAAAAGGTAAAGGTTACCAAACAAAGATCAATCGGGTATTGCGGCAAGGAATGCTTAGGGAGACTGCTCCTTCCTATGGCAAGGAGGATACATCAAGTAAAAGTGGAAAGGATTTCTGATACTTATTCACCTATAATCTTAATCAAGGCATGTTTCTCTCTCTTCCCATCGAACTCAAAGTAGAAGATTTGCTCCCAAGTCCCAAAGTCGAGCCTTCCGTTTGTAATAGCACAGACCGTCTCTCGTCCCATGATGGTTCTCTTCAGGTGAGCATCCGCATTATCCTCATACCCATTGTGATTGTATTGGGAGTAGGGCTTTTCAGGAGCCAGTTTCTCAAGCCAACGTTCATAGTCCTGATGCAGACCACTCTCATCATCATTGATGAATACACTGGCTGTGATATTCATCGCATTGATCAATACCAATCCTTCCTTGATACCACTCTCATCAATAGCATCCTGGACATCACTGGTAATGTTTACTAATCCTCTTCTGGTAGGGAGATGGAAAAACAGTTCTTTTCTATAGTGTTTCATGCGTTCCTCCTGCTTACAGCATATGTAAAAATCCAAGTGAAGGTCAAATGGGATAAATGATTTATTAATATACCGTATTTCACATAAAAGTATTAATAATGTAAAATATAGCTATATTATATAGCTAATAAGTACATAATATACCTTGCTTTCAGAGAAATGCTGGTTTAGAATTAACTCGATCTTCTGGAACTGCTACTACCTTATTTGGTGGTATTTGCAATACAAAGGGTGTGTCCCGTGTTTTTTTCCAAGGAGGTCCTCATGCATGATCGAGCGAACGAGATCGCGGCGATTGTTTCTCAGCATAGAGAGCGACATGGTGCGCTTCTCTCCATACTGGAAGCAGTTCAGCGTACGAATGAACACAACTATCTTCCCAAACAAGAACTGGTAATGGTGGCCAAAGAGCTTGGAATCCCTCTCTCCCAAGTCTATTCGGTTGTCACATTCTATGCTTTCTTCAATCTGAAAGCACAAGGCGAACATGTAATTACCGTTTGCCGAGGAACAGCCTGTCACACCAGGGGCTCAAAGCCCTTGCTTGACAAGGTGTTGCATATGCTCGGCGTTGAGCTGGATGAAGATGGGATGGCTACCACCCCAGACTATCGTTTTACCGTACATACCGTGGCTTGTTTTGGGCAGTGTGCGCTTGCTCCGGTCATTGCCATCGATGGAGTGATCCACTCCATGGTAACCGAAGAAAAACTCACTACCATGATAGAAGCCCTCTCGGCACAGAAGGAGGGAGCATGAGCAGTATATTGGATCGGTTGGACAATGAAGGAAGAAAGACCCTCTATCCAGAAATTCCTGCTATTGCAGTTGGAATGGGCACATGTGGAATAGGAAGTGGTGCTGATGTGCTCTTTGAAACATTCCTGGCTCTCCAGAAGAAACAGAACGATGCTTTTCTGCTTCGCTCTGTTGGTTGTTTCGGCTGTTGTAGCGAAGAGCCTCTGGTACTGTTGTATAACCCTGGGAAACCGATGGTACTTCTGCATAAGGTAGGGGAAGCAGACTGTACCCAGATTGTACAAGCACTGCTTGATGGTACCTATTATGCAGAAAATGCCTTCTGCAAGATAAGCAGATGGGACCATCATCTCTCTCTACATGAATATGGAGAGGAGTACCCGGAACTTCCTGAATGGAATGAAATACCATTCTTCCATCCACAAGTAAAATTGGTGTTGCGTGATGCTGGGATTATCGACCCAACCAACATTGCTGAGTATGTCGCTGTTGGTGGATACAGAGCACTTGAGAAGGCGCTCTTTACCATGAACAGGGAAAGTGTACTCGGGGAAGTCAAGTCATCAAAGCTCAGGGGACGGGGAGGGGCTGGATTCCCTACCGGTCTTAAGTGGGAATTGATGAAAAAAGAAGAGTCAGAGAAGAAGTATTTGATCTGCAACGCTGATGAAGGTGACCCCGGTGCATATATGAACCGTAATGAGATGGAGAGTGATCCACATATGCTCCTTGAGGGCATGTTGATCGCTGCCTACGTTACAGGGGCGGATGAGGGGATCATCTATGTCCGTGCAGAGTACCCCTTGGCAGTGGAACGGCTAAGCAGAGCAATCCAGGATGCCTATGCCAATAATCTGTTGGGAGACGATATCCTTGGAGCAAATATGCGCTTCAATCTGCAGGTCGTGGAAGGTGCTGGAGCCTTTGTTTGCGGAGAGGAGACAGCACTTATAGCATCGCTAGAAGGAAGGGCTGGTCGTCCACGCTCAAAACCACCATTCCCAAGCCAGAAAGGATATCTTGGGTATCCGACAACCATCAACAATCTGGAGACCTGGTGCAATATTCCTCTCATCATTGGGAAGGGTAGTGACTGGTTTATGAGATACGGCATTCCTTCCTCACCCGGAACGAAAGTATTTTCCTTGGTAGGAAAAGTCAAGCATACCGGATTGGTCGAACTGCCCTTGGGAGAGAAGCTTACAACCTTGGTATATGAGGCAGGAGGGGGATCGGTTTCAAAAACAAAACGTATCAAAGCTGTACAGAGTGGAGGCCCCTCAGGAGGATGCATCCCCTCCCATCTCTTTGATAAGAGTATCGACTATGAGAGCTTGGCAGCCCTTGGTTCCATCATGGGCTCTGGAGGTATGGTTGTCATGGACAACGATAACTGTATGGTCGACTCAGCACGCTATTTTGTTGAATTCACGACCAAGGAGTCCTGTGGCAACTGTACCCCTTGTAGGGAAGGCCTCTCACAGGTACTTTCCATCCTGGACAGAATTACCAAGGGAGAAGGAAGGAAAGAAGATCTGGTGATGCTGGAGACCTTGGGTGCCCATATCAGTGACACAGCAATGTGTGGACTTGGTCAGTCTGCTACCAATCCTGTACTGACAACACTACGCTATTTCCCTGAGGAATATGAAA is part of the uncultured Sphaerochaeta sp. genome and encodes:
- a CDS encoding SDR family oxidoreductase — protein: MEGKRFGSTLEGKLVVVTGASKGIGKGLAEIIAFEGARVAIAARDIDALEQVAAGIQEQGGECKAFKLDLRRVESIRDCFSRIEKEMGPIDVLVNNAGMGNPIPAEEITEEDWDWMMDLNLKGTFFCCQEAGKRMLSRKKGRIVNISSQASVVAIPHEAVYCASKGGLNMLTKVLAAEWSPSNITVNAVGPTFVYTPGTAERLDDPAFLEGVLDKIPRGKVASIDDVASAVLYFASDHADMVTGTLLMVDGGWTAL
- a CDS encoding response regulator transcription factor codes for the protein MIYIVEDNPAIAETIQAYLQLSGYTTEVFSKCEGVIESLEYKHPRLCILDVMLPDGDGFLLAKQIHAYDMSIPFIFLTARESESDRITGLELGSEDYIVKPFSPKELVLRVQAILRRVEQGGKQQTEGDVFELDGHTLQLNAHTHEVVLDGTLLSLTALEWKMLLLLAENSPQLITRQRLLGECLGYVHDGSDRTINTHMKNLRSKLGSVEWIKTVRGFGYAFAGKRKES
- a CDS encoding HAMP domain-containing sensor histidine kinase codes for the protein MRRTISLSKLNFLLVLLSLLVFTSLLSLMLFFGLDATQDAWYSQQTTSLQRQIEERVLEVYRQEGTLSEGSLSVALEDLLQQPTYLIISDTGRKTLYSYHKTDRSVGRARGFQFGQLENQKVLPITGEDGQTIAYYSMHLPTFSEVEANAMLVSAAKNVLIWALLISLLVAVLLAFLFFIPLKKRSRELTEGLSSMANRQRDVVLKQSMVSEFADISEAAKKLQENLLHEERLRSQWAADIAHDLRSPVTVLKGQLEGVADGVLKLDEHRIALFLAETEKLTYMINDLSLLTHLESPGYAVHTEPVRVDEVLKNLLSRFEVQAKQKGMEFSYTAIPLLLPADLNLFTRLLDNLISNAVRYGNAPSSIGILVVGDSAGNAVQLSIENEGVIEEAFLPRLFDRLSRAEASRTSEGSGLGLSIVKAIVEAHGWNIAVTSKKKTKFTLYFT
- a CDS encoding FAD-dependent oxidoreductase → MRIIDVLVIGGGASGLQAAITTKTTYPEKEVVLVRKEEQVLIPCGIPYIFGTLSDSSKDILPDKLLTSVGVEIVVDEMTEIKVKERQCVFASGETMQYSKLILALGSIPTKPAWLKGGDLERVFTIPKNKVYLDKMLDELKDLKEIIVIGAGFIGVEVSDELNKKGYHVTLLEIEKAILNRAFDDEFGVLAQEHLEERGVKVITGKGASEIKGKDGKVSEVILTSGEHIKADAVILSMGYAPNTAIAKAAGIELNEFDFIKTCEYMRVLPCTSDIVAVGDCAEKRDFVTRKLDRTMLASTACAEARTAGMNLYSLSPCKPFTGTIAIYSTAIGNHAFGTAGITEARAVAENFSVICGSFTGMDTHPGNLEHSHKQMVKLIVASDCGMILGAEVYGGTTIGELTNAIGFLIQNRVTVKQLLTMQIGTQPLLTGSPAGYPLIKAAEVVVKKMRC
- a CDS encoding flavodoxin domain-containing protein; translation: MKTLIIYATRYGTTGACANLLSDALEGEVVLQNLADNPTVDLAGFETVVVGSPVYAGRINKRVKRFCSDHESTLLGKRLGLFTCDMEEGEGSVKQLDHCYAPPLVAHALVKNSFGGQFLFSHMGWFTKKMIKMMSKSDEDVKRIQYDAIKEFADVLNS
- a CDS encoding L-threonylcarbamoyladenylate synthase, translating into MHTTMVPVSMLVQCTANNFASASLLVVYTPKEQKSAEHYQKLYPAFPFIETEEPLTLLKEEKASYLLGENLTLTCYCPLSGVTTPYLTFHFHTLEDAYTYTRLYPNPAIDLPRLIKEDAKLLAEGKLVAFPTETVYGLGGDATNEEAVRGIFAAKERPFFDPLIVHIAELSQLDGLVAQVSDQAKALMEQFWPGPLTLVMKKHPQVADIVTAGSETVAVRMPANPLALALIKASGKPIAAPSANRFGYTSPTTAEHVREQLSGRIAAILDGGACTVGIESTVLALHTPIPTILRPGKIGIQELSPLLGEVDIAKQAGPTDTKMESPGLLESHYAPTTPLYLVDDVRQYQGCEDVGVLLSEDIGVSFKGPVAYISEDKDSEKAAMRLYWAIRKLDGMGLRFMVCSLLPEQGIGVAINNRLRKAATKKAQPSC